In the genome of Candidatus Woesearchaeota archaeon, the window ATTGTTGAATCATTACCTATAACAACTGACAAGAGCGTTGCATATGTAGTAGAGATATCGCTGCAAGAATTAATAGTTGTTGAAAGATTATATTTTTGTGCAGTAACATTCGTCAGACTACTTAGTTGTTGTAATTGTTTTAGTTCTTCTTTTTGTAGCGTGGTATAATTTTCTTCTAATTCGCTTATTGCTCTTTTAATTGTTTGCATACCTTTGAGTAATTCTTCTGGTGTAAATATTGTTGACTGCGTAAGAAGCAATTCGTAACTTTTATTTGCAGAATTTATTTTTTTAAATGCTTTGGCATTGACTGCTTGCACATAACTTGCCATTGCCGAATTATTTTTTCTTTGCGTATGAATTTCTTGAGCAAATAACATTGCTTGATTAAACGAAATACGATTATTAATAATGCTGTTGATAAAAAAATCTGTTTGTTTTGCAATAGTTGCTATTTTTGCTTGTTGTTCTTTTGCCAAGGACTCGCTATCTTGTAAACCACCTTGCTCCCATATTAAAAATAATTGTTCTTGTTTAGTTTTCCATTCCGCAAGCGAAGTAAATAATTCTTTAGGAATAGTTTTTCCATCGCTGTATGCTAAGAGCTCCTTGTTAGTTGCATTAAGCGAGTATATGGTCTGTTGAACGGTGTTAAATGTAGTTGTAGATTTTTCTATTAGATTTTGTGTTACATCTTGTACTAATTTTTCTTCGGTGCTTAAATTATAACTTACCGTAACAAAAGCACTTTGTTCATACGTTTTTCCTTTACTTGGACAGATATTTCGTTGTGTTGTTGTACAATTTACTTTATAGGAAAATATGCTTTGACCAGCAACTTCTTTTGGAAGTGGTAGAGTGAATTTTTCTTGACTAGATTTCTCTGATAAACGAGTCTCTGATGAAATAACTATGCCTTGACTAACATCTTCAAGCGTGAATGAACAAACAATATCGCACACAGCAAGTTTTTTTACTGTTGTTGTAAATGTAATGTTGGGAGGGATTTTTTCAACAGCGGCAATATGTTTAATAGACGGTGATACGGCGATATGTGTTTCTGTATCAAATAATAATTTAACATTAATTGAGATAATATAGAATAGTATAAGAAAAAGAATTATTGCTATTGGAATGATAATAAAAAATTTTGTTAAACGTTTTTTTGATGGTTTTTTTATTTTTCTTATTTTTTTTGTTTGAATTGGTTGTTTTTTAGCATTAGGTGTTTGTGCTTTTTTTTCTTTAGTAGGACTTCTTGTAGTACTTCTTTTTTTAGTAGTTTTTGTTGTTTTGGTTTT includes:
- a CDS encoding alpha/beta fold hydrolase codes for the protein MTSKSAKKQEKKLRVIKSTSNKTKTTKTTKKRSTTRSPTKEKKAQTPNAKKQPIQTKKIRKIKKPSKKRLTKFFIIIPIAIILFLILFYIISINVKLLFDTETHIAVSPSIKHIAAVEKIPPNITFTTTVKKLAVCDIVCSFTLEDVSQGIVISSETRLSEKSSQEKFTLPLPKEVAGQSIFSYKVNCTTTQRNICPSKGKTYEQSAFVTVSYNLSTEEKLVQDVTQNLIEKSTTTFNTVQQTIYSLNATNKELLAYSDGKTIPKELFTSLAEWKTKQEQLFLIWEQGGLQDSESLAKEQQAKIATIAKQTDFFINSIINNRISFNQAMLFAQEIHTQRKNNSAMASYVQAVNAKAFKKINSANKSYELLLTQSTIFTPEELLKGMQTIKRAISELEENYTTLQKEELKQLQQLSSLTNVTAQKYNLSTTINSCSDISTTYATLLSVVIGNDSTILTDLIKFNNTYCQEFSPVNLFNATPLPKIVIQTIKTENLTLPKQLPVCCYQGDCQACKSTPQLPVILVHGHSFSKSTSPELAFTRMGFIQNSLAQDGYVHAGTLNAQADIDSISAGEWGKSNNPLAIRVTYYYLNYYELGQLSFTTRKTDRIENYAIRLKESIDTIRQKTNQDKVIIIAHSMGGLVTRSYLDLFGEDAVEVVILLGTPNHGIEGDIRRHCTLTGAQNECDDMEYNSPFIKRLELFTPSTTDFYTIAAVGCPTKSEDAIEDGDGVVLARSVALDYAKNYQITGTCTDVLQKSLHMDFVNTELYPETYTLIKQILNKYTS